TCTGCTGGAATTCATAGGCCCGCGAAAGACCATCCAGCGCAGCCACGTCCTGACGTTTTGATTCGAGGCTCTTGAGAAAATACCCCTCGCCGAAATCGTGGAGGCGGGCTTCCAGAAGGTCGAAGCCCAGATCCACGTGAAGGCGGCGCTCCGTTTCACGATCGAGCATCGGGCGGGCCAAAAGATTTCGGTGAATCCGGTAAGCGCGCCGCGCTTCTCCGCGAATCCGAAAGAGTCTTCCCAAAAGAAGGTATTCTTCGACGGCCGTGCGGTCCTTCCGGATACGAAGAGACAATGCGTCGATTAGTTCCTGAATGTTGCGAAGAAACTCATGTTGAGAGGAGCGGGCGAAAGCGACGCCGGGCACGTAATCCAAAGTCGCGCCGAGCGGTCTCATTTCCCGAAACAATGAAACCGAATCTTTCGACATCAAGCGCTAACGAATTTTCTTTCGCTCTGTCCAGTCGAGCGAGTCTTCAGGTTGCCCCTCGTGCGTAAATCGACTTTCAAAAGTGGGGGTCGTCACGAGGCCGGGACGGGGAGGTTCTTCATAGAGGGGTTGGTTTCTCAGCGCGTCCACTTCGCGTTCCAAAAGTTCCAGCATCCGGCGGGTTTTGCGAAGGCGTGATTCCATCCGCAGCAGCTCCACAAGGCTGACCACGCCGGCCAAAATAATGCCCGTCACGAAAGCGATCAACAAGACGAGAAACAACGGGTAGGGGGCGGATGTCCAAATCGCCAGCTTGAGGGTGGTCGGTTCTTGGTTTTGCAGGATGAATATCGATAGCGCGAGCGTACTGAACAGAATCAGAAAGATAACGAGAAGCCGGCGCGCCATTCCCATGCGGGGGATCGTACCTTTCCCCGGCCCGGCTGAGAAGTCCGAATTTGTACTGAAAGATCAACAGCTTTACCTGGGGTTTTTGACAAAGAAGGCATAGGTCCGGAGAATCAAAACGTGCCGAAATTTACGGTGAAATTAGCCGGCAACCGCCAAGCCTCCTTTATTGTCGAAGGCTCCGATATTTTCGTCGGACGGGTCCCCGCGATCAACGATATCTGCATTGAGGACCCCTCCGTATCGAGGCAGCACGCCCACATCAAGAAGCGGGAAGAGGGGTACACGATTTACGATCTTAAGAGCCTAAACGGCGTCATTCTCAACGGCGCGCGCGTGTCACGCGCCGTTCTGAAAGATGGGGATGAGATCCGGCTGGGAGACGCCACGATGACGGTTCAGCTCCGGCAAGAATCGGAAGAGGAAGAATTGAACGCCATAGAGCAGTCGGAGGCGACGAAGTCCCACGTGCGAATCGTGCAGGACGAGGTCACGAAGAAAACCGTTGCACCGCGCATCGGCCGTAAAAAACGCTCTAAAAAATCCAAGTAGAAACGCCCAAACGATTTCCGGCCTGAGGGACCGGAATTCGCCAATATTTGCGTCGCCCCATAGCTCAAAATCAATGGCACGGATGCTGCTCACTCCCGCACCGTGATTACACGCACATTCGGAGGCGCTTTCTCCGGAATCGAGCCTTTTGTCGTGACCGTCGAAACCGACGTTCAGCGAGGTATTCCAAAGTTCGAAGTTGTTGGATTGGCGAACAGCGCCGTGCAAGAGGGCCGAAACCGGATTGTTTCGGCGCTGCGAAGCAGTGGAATTCCCTGGAACACCAAACGTGTCACGGTAAACCTGGCTCCCGCAGCGGTACGAAAAGATGGCGCAGCGCTTGATCTACCGATCGCGCTTGGCCTGGCGTCGGCGGCTCAGGTGATTTCGTCTGCGGCTCTCGAGAAATGCGCCGCCATGGGAGAGCTGGCGTTGGATGGAACACTTCGTTCCATCCGCGGCGCGATGGCCTTCTCGGATCATGCCGCGAGTCAGGGATTTCAGCGGGTCATCCTTCCACGCGGATCGGCTGGAGAGGCGGCCCTGGTCCCGGATCTAGAGGTGATCGCTCCCTCCAGTCTGGCGGAGTTAATTGGAGTTCTTCGCGGGGAGGTGACCTGTCCGCCGCCGGCCGCTCCGACCATTCAATGCCGCTGGAATGTGGAGGGGGTGGATTGGTCGGATGTGGGCGGTCAGGAATTTGCAAAACGTGCGCTGGAGATTGGTGCAGCCGGACAACACAATGTCCTCTTAGCGGGACCTCCGGGAGTCGGAAAAACGCTCCTTGCCCGTCGTTTAGCCACGATTCTGCCTCCGATGGATGGGCTCTCTCTTCGCGAACTTCAGCGAATTTACAGCGCCGCGGGGCACGACATCACGAAAGAAGGATTGTCGTTCCCTCCGTTCCGCGCCCCGCATCACAATGCGTCGGTGGCTGGAATGATCGGCGGCGGTAGACCCTTTCGGCCAGGGGAATTCACGCTCGCGCATCGAGGCGTTCTTTTCCTGGATGAACTGCCCGAGTTTCGGCGGGACATCATTGAAGCTTTGCGAGAACCGATGGAAAACGGCGTCGTCACGATCGCCCGATCCGAGGGACTTTACCATCTTCCCTCGCAGTTTCTTCTGCTGGGCGCCATGAATCTTTGTCCCTGCGGATCGCTCGGGGATCCCAAGCTGGTTTGTACATGTGTGCCCCCCGCGGTCATGCGCTACCGTGAAAAAGTGTCGGGGCCGATCCGCGATCGCCTTGATCTCATCGTCGAAACTCCTCGGCCCACATGGAACGATGTCTGGTCGGCCGAGCGCGGCGAGACGAGTGCCAGCGTTCGTGAGCGGGTCGTCGCCGCCCGAGACCGACAGTGGCGAAGGCACGGCCGACGCCCGGTTTGGAACGCGACCCTATCTTCCCGCGAAGTGCGCAAACTGGCGTCTCCGGATGCGGAGGGAGAGCGTTTATTGGAAAAGGCGGTCGATCAACTTGCCCTCTCCGCCCGTGGAATCGACAAGACTCTCCGGGTCGCCCGTACGATCGCCGACCTGGAGGGAAGCGACACGGTTCATGTTTCTCACGTTGCGGAAGCTCTGCAGTACCGGCCGACGCAAATGCGACTAAGCTCGATGACAGGCTAGACTGCTCACGCTTTTAAAAATGGCAGGACGAAAATCAATTGGGGCAACGGTCGAATTGGAAAGGCGCATCCATGAAATTCGAGGGCAACGGGTGATGTTGGACGCTGACCTTGCACAACTCTATGGTGTGAAGACCAAACACCTAAACCAAGCCATAAAACGGAATCCCAAGCGTTTTCCTGTTGATTTTATGTTTCGTTTGACATTTCAGGAATTGAGAAATTTGAGGTCACAAATTGTGACCTCAAAGAAAAGAAAAGGGGGGCGAAGAAATTTGCCATACGCCTTTACAGAGCACGGCGCCTTTATGGCGGCGAACGTATTGAAAAGCTCCAGGGCGGTACTGGTGAGCATTCACGTCGTGCGTGCTTTTGTACGACTTCGAGAAATGATGATGACCCACAAAGATCTGTCGAGAAAGATCGATGAATTGGAGGAGAAATACGATACTCAATTCCGGGTGGTTTTTCAGGCTATACGGCAATTAATGGAACCGCCGGTTCCATTCAAACGAAGAATCGGTTTTCAGTCAGAATCCAAGGAGACGCTTAAAGATGGTTTTTGACAATCCGGTTTCCCGTCTGATACGGACGCCGCCCATGGCGCTCAAATACGATCATGACGAGTTGGTCAAAGATCTGGCTCTACTCATCGAACGGGATTCGCGGTACGCGCTGGTGAAATACTTCGTTCCCTGGGGGGACGCGAAGACCGATCTCATCGGCCCATTTTATCCGGATATCACTGTTCTTCGCCGGGAAGGACGAATCAAGGTGATGATCGAATTTGAAACCCCGTACTCATTTGAAGACAGCGACGAGGTTCGCCGCCTGGAGTCCTTGTCGAGCTATTGCGCGGCGAACGGCTGGGAATTTCATATCGCGTGCGCGGATGACGAGACTCGCGAACTCACGAAAAAAAAGATCTACGGCCGGGAGGTTCAACCCAAAGCCATTTGGGTGCTTGGCGGTACGCCGTTTGCGGCGGACAAACCGATCGACGCCGTGGCTTGACGCAGGCCCGACGGCTCCTATCTCATGGATTTTCGAGCAATCAACTGAACTCTTACGGACGTCGGACTGAGCGGGCGTTCGTTGTAGTAAGTGACGTGAAGGTCGCGGGAACATTCGAGGGCCTCGTTCGTTTTCCAGCATTCGAACGGTTCCGGTTTGTAACCGCCGGAGATCCGAAGCTGATCCACCAGATAACCCTCTAAAATGAGCGTCCCTCCTTTGTTCAGGCCGCGAGCTAAGCCTTTAAAAAGCGTGAGGGGAGGGTGGATGTCGCAGACGACGATCGTGTCGTATTTCATCAATGGGATGAGGAAAAAATCGAGATCCTGCGTCTTGGCCTCGACGGTTACGCCCGATTCTTTGGCCAATTTGGTGGCGCGTTCCACCGCCCGTTCGACAAAATCGATACCGACGATCTTAAATCCCTTAGACGCGAGATAAACGGCGTTTCTTCCTTCCCCCATGCCGACATCGAGCGTTTCGCCTTTTCGAAGATACTCGATATTTTCGACCAAGAACGAAGAGGGCCCCTTTCCGTACAGAAAATCCTGCGAGTCGGCGTACCGTTTCACCCACCATTCCTTGGAGCCCTCCCGTACGGGACGCGTGGATTCTTCGGTCATGCGTAAGCCCTCCTTCCTTCGCCGATGGACTCCCTCTTTACACCGTGCAGCATACTGGCTACCCTATCACCCCCTAAACCGACCCGGAAGTTTGGATGATGGCGATTCAAAAAATGATTTCCCCGTTTCGAACCATTTTCGGTACTGCGCGGAAGGGTGAGGAGGCCCCATCGGGCCAACCGGTCGTGCCGTCCGGTGTGACGCTGGAACAAGGTTTTCCGAAAGGTTTTCACGTCTATGGGTTTACCCCCGGACCGAATCCGGAAGGCGAGATTATGGTCGGTGCCGGGGATCCGGCCACCTCTCATGGAGCTGTATTCGTCGGCCGGCATAATGGCGTGTGGCGTCAGATCGACCTTCCGGATGAAACGGCGCTCCTGACCCATTTCCTCCGACTTCCGGACGGGCGCTTTGTGGCGGGAGGCATGAATGCAATCGGTCGCGGAGCGATCCTGATCGGAGACGCTCGGGCATCCGATTGGCACAGCGTGGACCTCGATCTCCACGCCTATTCTTCCATTGCTGCGCTTCTTCGACTCCGAAACGGCGAACTTCTCGCTTCCCTCGGCCAGATGGTCACGCAAGGGAAGACCAAGCCGGTTCTCTTCCGCTCTACCGATGAGGGAATGAGCTGGGCGAAGGAAGAACAAAACCTGCCGATTTCGATGTTTTTGTCATTTGCCGTCGACGGCAAGGGAACGCTGTACGGCGGTACGTCCGGAGACCATGATCCGCTTCTCTATGTATCCCGCGACGGAGCTCGAATGTGGGAGCCGTTGCCCCCGTTCCCCTCGTATAAGACATACAAAATGGTTCACGTCCGTTCGGTGCGTCAGGAAAGAATCGAACGCTTGTACGTCATGCTTTGGGGCTACAAGACCGACCTCGCGGATCGCGTCATTCGTCTCTATGTCTCCGCGCCTGATTTTTCCGGTTGGGAAGAGCTTCCATCCATCGACGATTCCCACTTCGTCTTTTCGTTTCTGGTTGGTTCCGATGGAACTTTTTATGTCGGAAGCGAAAAGGGAAGGGTTTATCGTTCGAAGGACTTCGGCCGAACGTGGAAGTCGGTCGTTCAGTTCGCGACCAATATCGGGGCGTACGCTTTGCACGAAGATTCCTCAGGACAAATCTGGATCGGAAAGGATTTTGTCGCTCCTTCGCATCCGAGTCTTTGGCGGCTTTGTTTCTGACTTGACAAGGGATAACGCCCTGCGTAAATGACCGAAAGGATGCCGATTCGTCGGTTACTATTCGTTCTTGTTCTTCTTGCCCTGGAAACCTCTGCTTTGGCCGATGCAGCGGCTGGGCTCCACCTTCAGAACTATGCTCGTTGTCTGATGGTCGGGACGGAATATCTGTGTGTCGTTGATACAGACTACATCGATCGTTTGATCCATAAACCGGCGGAAGTTGATTTGCAGCTTTTTGTATTTAGTGCGCCGTCGTGGCGCTCTTCCGAAGATGCCCCGTCGCCGGAGGTCCGAATCTACGGAAGTACTCTTAACGTTTGGCGTCCAGCGGAGCTCTTTCCCGAGGGCAAGCGACACGGCTCGGATCTCTGTTGGGAAACGCCTCTTGGATGTCCGACGCCGTATGACGTCGGCTATTTTTCTCGCAGTCAGAAGGAGCCGGTTCAAAACGTCGATCGCATTTGGAGAGACGTGGATGTTCGCGACTCAGATCCGGAGGTTGTCCGGAAGGCGTTGGAAGCGACGCAGACGATGGCGGCTTTTTTCCCCGTTTCGCGAGCTTCATTCGGTGTGTGGGAAACAATGGTGAATCAGCGGGGGAACAGCCTTTGGTTTGAAGGAAAATGGGAGATCTTCGTTGGTCCGAACTGCGAAAAACCGGGAGGGTGGCTGTCTGCCTTTAAGGCGTCGAACGTCTGTCTCCGCGAGGAAAGAGGAGGAGCGTCATTTACAATCCAGAGCAGGTGTGTTCGATGCGCAGAAACTCCCGACCTCATGACTGTTTCGGAAGTCACCCGACATTTTATCGATGTGAATGCCTTCGAGGTCGTCTTTCGTACGTTAGCTGTGGAGTTTCCAGACCACGGAAAGGTTCTTAGCGATCTGATCGATACGAGAAAGAATTATTACGGCCAGTTGTACAGATATCTCTATCCTCCTCAGGACGATTGATCGCATCCTCCACGTACGATAGGCTTTTGGGATCCATGCGCGGAACTTACACATTCTCCCTAGTAAGACCTCAGCGTCGAAAGACGCGGGAAGTGCGCGTCGGCGACGTGACGATCGGCGGCCAGCACCCGATCGCCGTCCAATCGATGACGACGACCTCCACACTCGATACGAAGGCCACCGTCGATCAAATCTCGAAATTGATCGATGTCGGATGCGACATTGTCCGGGTCACGACGCCGATGATGGCCGATGCCGAGAATGTTCCGAATATCAAAGCCGAGATGAAGCGGCGCAACCTGCGCGTACCGCTCGTGGCGGATGTCCACTTCCTACCACAGGTGGCGCTCAAAGTTTGTGAGTGCGTCGAGAAAGTACGGATCAATCCTGGAAATTACGCCGACCGGAAGAAATTCGACGTGAAAGAGTACACCGACACCGAATATGACGCCGAGATCGGCCGGATTCGGGAGGCTTTCGTTCCGCTCGTTCGGAAGGCGAAGGAGTACGGCGTCGCGATGCGAATCGGCACCAACCACGGCTCGCTCTCCGACCGGATCATGAACCGTTACGGAGACACGCCTCTCGGAATGGTCGAATCGGCGCTGGAGTTTCTTCGGATCGCCGAGGACGAGGGGTATCGAGACATCATCTTATCGATGAAGTCGTCCAATACGCGGGTGATGATTCAGGCCTACCGCCTCCTTGTCGCTAAGATGAACGAATACGGGATGGACTATCCTCTCCATCTCGGTGTCACGGAAGCGGGGGACGGAGAAGACGGCCGGATCAAGTCGTCGATCGGAATCGGGAGCCTCCTGGCCGACGGCTTGGGCGACACGATTCGCGTTTCACTGACGGAAGACCCCGAGCATGAAGTCCCCGTGGCCCGGCGGATCGCCAATTTCTATTCCCGGCCCTTCGTTTCAAAGCCAACCAAACCATCCGTCGAGATTCACCCCGCGTGGGACTTCTTCTCGTACGATCGCAGGGTGAGCGATCGCTTGGCAGGAAAGACGATCGGCGTGGGAGAAGGAAGTCTGGTTCGAGTCCGGACGGACGTTACGGCGGCCCGTTTGGAGCCGTTTGTGTCGACGTACGGCCGGTTCGAGCCGAAAGTTGAAATCGTCTCCATGGTCACCTCGCCGGAATTGGCGTCGTCCAAAGTCTATCCGAAGCTGGCCGGCGAAATGTCGGTGCTCCTTCGCGCCGGGACCGAAACACCGTCGGACCTTTCGGGACAAGAGATCCCGTTCGACCAGTTGTCGATTCGCCCGTCGCCCGCCTGGAGCGAGCCGAAATATCTCGAATCTTTGATTCGCCTCTTGGGCGGCCGGCCTCTTTGGCTGCGCGTGAACGACGAAAAAGGGTTGGGCCAAGTCATTCCATGGATCGAAAGAGCGGGATCGAAAGTGAAAATCGGTCTCGAAATCGAAGGGAATCAGCTTACATCGATCGGCCGGATGGCCGCGGCCGAATTGTCAAAAAACAACCTGCGAACGCCCATCCACCTTCGGTACGTAGCCAAGCCCGATGAACCGGCCCACGACATTCTGGTCCGGGCGTCCGTAGAAATCGGTTGCCTTCTGTGCGACGGCATCGGCGACAGCATCGAGGTTTCCTCGTCGCAAGATATTCCGTTCAACCATCGACTGGCGTTCAACATTTTGCAGGCCGGCCGCCTTCGGATGACGAAGACGGAATATATCGCCTGTCCGTCCTGCGGCCGGACGCTGTTCGATCTTCAGGAGACGACGGCGCGGATTCGGTCGAGGACATCTCATCTCAAAGGTGTCAAGATCGCGATCATGGGTTGCATCGTGAACGGTCCGGGGGAGATGGCCGACGCGGATTTCGGTTATGTCGGCTCGGGTCCCGGTTTTATCAACCTTTACGTAGGCAAAGAATGTGTGGAGCGGCACGTACCTCAAGCGGAAGCGGATCATCGCCTCGTGAACCTCATTAAGTCGCGCGGGCAATGGGTCGATCCGACATAATCCCGGAGATCGCTCATCGCGTTCTCTGCGCTTCGTTCGAACAACCGTGGAATTTTCCTCACCTGGTCGATCGGGAAGTCACCCGCAATCACGCGCTTCGGTCCGCCGATCGGCGGGAGCTGACTGAAATTCTTCACGACTCGGTTCGATGGCGTCGGAGGATCTGGGGAGACATCGCCCCGAGTCGTATGGACGATGCTTACGTTCGCGAACGATTAGTTGAAGCCAAGAGCCTGCGCCACGCTCCGCCGATCACCAAATGGTCATCTTTAAGCATGGATGCATTGGCTCGCGAACTTTCCTATCCGACCTGGCTGATCGAAAGATGGATTCACAATTTGGGGCTGGCGTCGACGATTTCGCTGGCGTTGTCGATGAATGAGCCGGCTCCCGTCACTCTCCGGACGAACATACTGAGAATCGATCGCAAGGCACTGAAAGATCGTTTGGCGAAAGAAGATGTTCCGACGCAAGAGACCCGGCAATCTCCGTGGGGTCTCAACGTCACCGGGCGGAGAAATTTGCGCGGCCTCAGAAGTTTCAAAATGGGCTTTTTTGAAATTCAGGACGAGGGGAGCCAGATGGCGGTTCTGTTGAGCGAAGCGAAATCCGATCAGACCGTGGTCGACGCGTGTACCGGCGCCGGAGGAAAAGCTTTGGCGATCGCCGGTCTCCTCCGAAACAGCGGCCGGATCCTTGCGCTCGATGCGGACAGCCGGCCCTTTGCGGAACTTCAGCGGCGGGCCAAACGTTCCGGCGTCAAGAACATCGAAACGATGTGGGTCGCAGCCGACGATCCGGACCCGCTCCCCAGTTTCAAGAAGAAGGCCGATATCGTTCTCGTGGACGCACCCTGCTCCTCTCTCGGAACCCTGAGGCGGCGACCGTGGGCAAAGTGGGCGATCTCGGCCGAAAACGCGGATCAATTTCCCAAAAGGCAGCTCGCTCTTCTTCGGCGATTCGCACAGGTTGTAAAGCCGAACGGCCGGATCGAATACATCACCTGCACTTTGCACGCGGCGGAGAACGAGGCCGTCGTCTCCGCTTTTCAGAAAGAAGAGACGGAATTTACGCCGCTCGGCGACCCTAAGATCTTGCGGCCGGACACCGACGGCTGCGACGGTTTCTTTATCGCACGGTTTGAACGCCTCACCGCCTAGGGATTGGATAGAAACAGCTGTTTTAGTGTATAATTAGTATACAATAACGGGGTGAATTTTGAGCATGACCCCGAAAAGAGCGAGGCAAACCGAAAGAAACATGGCATCGATTTTCTCGAAGCCGAGAAGCTGTGGGAAGGACCGTGCGTTGAGTTCGCCGCCCGCAGCGAGTTTGATAACCGGTTTGCTCTGTTTGGATCGCTTGGCAGACAACTATACACGTGCATTTACACCGTGAGGGAGGACCGAATTCGAATTATCAGTTGTCGGAGGGCCCGCGAAAAGGAGGTCAGGTTGTATGAAAAAAGCTTTAAGAAAACCTAGGACCGCCGAAGAATTTGACGCTTATTTTGAGGGTCACGATATTGCGCCCTTGCTCGATACGCGGACAAGGCGCGTGAACATCGATTTTCCGGCATCCGTCCTCAGTCGCTTGGATCTAAAGGCGCGCCAGCTGGGTTTAACCCGCCAGGCGCTTGTTAAGTACTGGATTGCTGAACGGCTGGAACTTGTTCTAAAGCCTGGTCGCTGAGTAGCGTCGACGAACATCGAGAATGTCCCAAGCCATGAAAGACATTTTGGCCGCTCTGAAATCGTGGCGGACGGCCTCGGTGACGCTGCTTTCGTTTTCCTCGGGATTGCCGTTGGGCATCGTGATGATCGCCATTCCGGACTGGATGCGCGATGTGGGTGTGGATATTCGCATTGTCGGTCTGATCACGTTGGCCCAACTCCCTTGGTCGCTGAAAGTTCTTTGGGCGCCCACGATGGATCGATGGCAGCTTCCCTGGTTAGGGCGGCGGAGAGACTGGACCGCCGTCATGCAGATTGCGCTACTTATTTTGTCTTTAATGCTGGCTGGCGTGGGCCACCACCCGGATACGCCGTGGGTCGTTGCCGCTCTGGCGTTCGCGATCGCGATTGCCTCGGCGAGCCAGGACATCGCACTGGACGCATATGCCGTGGATGTCCTGCATCGAGAGGAGCAAGGAATCGCGGTCGGCGCCCGCACGGCCTTCTATCGAATCGCGACCGGTGTTTCGGGCGGACTCGCGATCACGTGTGCCGGATGGGTTTCCTGGCCGGTGGTCAACGCATGCTTGGCGCTTCTTTATCTTCCGCTTCTTTGGATCACGTGGAAGGCGCCCGATCCGGAGGTTCATCCGATTCCCCCCAAAACGATCCGCGAAGCGGTATGGGAGCCGCTGCACGGATTTCTCTCGCGCCCTCGGGCGATGGAGATTCTCGCGTTCGTCATTTTCTACAAACTGGCCGACACGTTCGCCTCAGCCCTTATCCGGCCCTTTTTGATCGATATGGGGTATTCGTCGTTTGATCGCGGTGTTGCCTTGGCCACGATGGGACTTACGGCCTCCTTGGTCGGTTCGATTGTCGGAGGTGTGGTTACAACGGCGATCGGGCTTGGAAATTCCCTTTGGGTGTTCGGCTTTTTGCAGATCTTTTCGAATATCGGCTACGCGTTCATTGCGGACTCACCGGTAAATCGGCTCCTGATGTATTCCGCCGTGGGCGTCGAGCATTTTACGGGTGGGTTGGGAGCGGGGGCGTTCGGCGTCTTTCTATTTCGGATTACGCAGAAGCGGTTTTCGGCGACGCAATACGCTCTTTTCTCTTCGTTTTTCGCTTTGCCCCGAATCATCTCCGGTCCGATTACGGGATTTGTCGTCAACGCCATCGGATGGAAGCTGTTTTTCTGGCTATCGCTGACGGCCGGTATTCCGGGGATGATCCTTTTGCAGCGTTTTGCTCCTCTCGGTGTGCGTGAGCCGGCGGTGGAACAAAAAGATTAGACCTTGAGCATGGAATCATCACGCGGTAAGTGTCGATAAGTATGGCCGAACCGAAAGAGAAGGGAGCTTCGGGCCTCTGTACTCGGCCCTGCGAAAAAACCATTGAACCCCGCGACTACGTGGTGTTGCCGAAGGGGAAGGCGCACGAAGCATATGCCAAAACACCGCGCGTTTCGGTACTCAATGTTGTTCGGTCTTTGGAGAGCCTGCCCGACGACGAATTTACCAGTGACTCCATTGCCGATTTTCTGCGCCGGCATCCGATCGATCTGGAATCGATTGGCCGATACACGCTGTTCGATTCGGCTCGGTACACGAGGAATCGGATTGCTTTGAACCATCGGTTCGAAGTCATGCTCTTGTGCTGGGAGCAAGGGCATGCCACGCCGGTACATAATCATGACGGCCAAAGTTGCTGGGTTTATCTCCTTTCCGGAAAGCTCTCGTTTACGAATTACAAGTGGTTGGGGTGCGATCGGGGCGAACGCACGGTTCACTTGAAGGAATTGTCCCGCGTCCCGATGGCCGCGGAGGGGAGTATGAACGTGATCGATGAAAGGGACGCGATCCATCAATTGGCGAATGAACCGGCGTTTGGAACAAGAGCGATTTCCCTCCATGTTTACGCAAAGCCGCTGCAAACGTGCGTGGTTTACGATGCCAAAGCCGGGAACTGCTGGGACCAAAGGCTGGCGTATTATTCTATTGATGGAGTTCGGGTTCCGGCTCTACCGCAAATAATCGGATAAGACCGACTTTCCATTGCTCAAAATTGGCTCGCCGTCCCCCAAGAGCAACGCGTCGAACTCGTACTTCAGCAGCGCTCGAAGCCCCTCTTTCGCTTTTGCAGGGTCCTTAAATTTTTCCGGGGGGAGCATCGAGATCGATCCCTCAGGCTTCCCGATGACGGCATCTCCCACGATCAACGC
This portion of the Bdellovibrionota bacterium genome encodes:
- a CDS encoding LapA family protein; amino-acid sequence: MGMARRLLVIFLILFSTLALSIFILQNQEPTTLKLAIWTSAPYPLFLVLLIAFVTGIILAGVVSLVELLRMESRLRKTRRMLELLEREVDALRNQPLYEEPPRPGLVTTPTFESRFTHEGQPEDSLDWTERKKIR
- a CDS encoding FHA domain-containing protein codes for the protein MPKFTVKLAGNRQASFIVEGSDIFVGRVPAINDICIEDPSVSRQHAHIKKREEGYTIYDLKSLNGVILNGARVSRAVLKDGDEIRLGDATMTVQLRQESEEEELNAIEQSEATKSHVRIVQDEVTKKTVAPRIGRKKRSKKSK
- a CDS encoding YifB family Mg chelatase-like AAA ATPase, with translation MITRTFGGAFSGIEPFVVTVETDVQRGIPKFEVVGLANSAVQEGRNRIVSALRSSGIPWNTKRVTVNLAPAAVRKDGAALDLPIALGLASAAQVISSAALEKCAAMGELALDGTLRSIRGAMAFSDHAASQGFQRVILPRGSAGEAALVPDLEVIAPSSLAELIGVLRGEVTCPPPAAPTIQCRWNVEGVDWSDVGGQEFAKRALEIGAAGQHNVLLAGPPGVGKTLLARRLATILPPMDGLSLRELQRIYSAAGHDITKEGLSFPPFRAPHHNASVAGMIGGGRPFRPGEFTLAHRGVLFLDELPEFRRDIIEALREPMENGVVTIARSEGLYHLPSQFLLLGAMNLCPCGSLGDPKLVCTCVPPAVMRYREKVSGPIRDRLDLIVETPRPTWNDVWSAERGETSASVRERVVAARDRQWRRHGRRPVWNATLSSREVRKLASPDAEGERLLEKAVDQLALSARGIDKTLRVARTIADLEGSDTVHVSHVAEALQYRPTQMRLSSMTG
- a CDS encoding ORF6N domain-containing protein, yielding MAGRKSIGATVELERRIHEIRGQRVMLDADLAQLYGVKTKHLNQAIKRNPKRFPVDFMFRLTFQELRNLRSQIVTSKKRKGGRRNLPYAFTEHGAFMAANVLKSSRAVLVSIHVVRAFVRLREMMMTHKDLSRKIDELEEKYDTQFRVVFQAIRQLMEPPVPFKRRIGFQSESKETLKDGF
- a CDS encoding class I SAM-dependent methyltransferase is translated as MTEESTRPVREGSKEWWVKRYADSQDFLYGKGPSSFLVENIEYLRKGETLDVGMGEGRNAVYLASKGFKIVGIDFVERAVERATKLAKESGVTVEAKTQDLDFFLIPLMKYDTIVVCDIHPPLTLFKGLARGLNKGGTLILEGYLVDQLRISGGYKPEPFECWKTNEALECSRDLHVTYYNERPLSPTSVRVQLIARKSMR
- the ispG gene encoding (E)-4-hydroxy-3-methylbut-2-enyl-diphosphate synthase, producing the protein MRGTYTFSLVRPQRRKTREVRVGDVTIGGQHPIAVQSMTTTSTLDTKATVDQISKLIDVGCDIVRVTTPMMADAENVPNIKAEMKRRNLRVPLVADVHFLPQVALKVCECVEKVRINPGNYADRKKFDVKEYTDTEYDAEIGRIREAFVPLVRKAKEYGVAMRIGTNHGSLSDRIMNRYGDTPLGMVESALEFLRIAEDEGYRDIILSMKSSNTRVMIQAYRLLVAKMNEYGMDYPLHLGVTEAGDGEDGRIKSSIGIGSLLADGLGDTIRVSLTEDPEHEVPVARRIANFYSRPFVSKPTKPSVEIHPAWDFFSYDRRVSDRLAGKTIGVGEGSLVRVRTDVTAARLEPFVSTYGRFEPKVEIVSMVTSPELASSKVYPKLAGEMSVLLRAGTETPSDLSGQEIPFDQLSIRPSPAWSEPKYLESLIRLLGGRPLWLRVNDEKGLGQVIPWIERAGSKVKIGLEIEGNQLTSIGRMAAAELSKNNLRTPIHLRYVAKPDEPAHDILVRASVEIGCLLCDGIGDSIEVSSSQDIPFNHRLAFNILQAGRLRMTKTEYIACPSCGRTLFDLQETTARIRSRTSHLKGVKIAIMGCIVNGPGEMADADFGYVGSGPGFINLYVGKECVERHVPQAEADHRLVNLIKSRGQWVDPT
- a CDS encoding class I SAM-dependent methyltransferase, giving the protein MGRSDIIPEIAHRVLCASFEQPWNFPHLVDREVTRNHALRSADRRELTEILHDSVRWRRRIWGDIAPSRMDDAYVRERLVEAKSLRHAPPITKWSSLSMDALARELSYPTWLIERWIHNLGLASTISLALSMNEPAPVTLRTNILRIDRKALKDRLAKEDVPTQETRQSPWGLNVTGRRNLRGLRSFKMGFFEIQDEGSQMAVLLSEAKSDQTVVDACTGAGGKALAIAGLLRNSGRILALDADSRPFAELQRRAKRSGVKNIETMWVAADDPDPLPSFKKKADIVLVDAPCSSLGTLRRRPWAKWAISAENADQFPKRQLALLRRFAQVVKPNGRIEYITCTLHAAENEAVVSAFQKEETEFTPLGDPKILRPDTDGCDGFFIARFERLTA
- a CDS encoding BrnT family toxin; translated protein: MNFEHDPEKSEANRKKHGIDFLEAEKLWEGPCVEFAARSEFDNRFALFGSLGRQLYTCIYTVREDRIRIISCRRAREKEVRLYEKSFKKT
- a CDS encoding CopG family transcriptional regulator, which codes for MKKALRKPRTAEEFDAYFEGHDIAPLLDTRTRRVNIDFPASVLSRLDLKARQLGLTRQALVKYWIAERLELVLKPGR